The genomic segment GCTTCCCTGCCCTGTTAAATTGTACTAACAAATTGTTCATTGAAAATCGGGTTGCATTGTCTTGGAGTCTTTGTGAAGAAGTCGGTTCTATAAATAGGAAGTTGACACTGACAGCTCCAGTTAGCTCAGTGGGATAAGCATCAGACTTTAACCTAGACAAAGAACTCTCGCATCAGCGCTGCTTCTCTCGCTGTCAAATGCTGCGCAGTAACAAGCGACTAATCAAATAAAGCCAAGCGAGATGGGCCAGTCACACCAGAGCGTGCATTTCTGCCTCTATGGTCAGCCAGgcctttactgtactgtatatgaccaTCCTGTCACTGTGTTGTTATGGCAACGTCTCAGTGTCTGAGAGATTAAACAATCCATTTCAAGCAATCCGTCCAATCAGTTTATTAGGCTGCAGTGATCTCAAATCTCCCTCCTGATTAACGGTCACtaaatattgtgcaattaagTCATGCTGAATGTTGCTCTTGTCCAGTGTCAGCTCATGTGTTGGGCAAAGTTTTGACACAGTTTCACTTGATGAACTGCGGACATATTTACATCTGTCTGCGCCAATTGGGCAGCAGAAAGCAAGCCACTGCTGTGGctcataaatacacacacatatagacacacgCACAGGCACAGCTGTCACTCCGCTCAGGCCTGACTCAGCACGCAGACGCACGTCTAAGTGCGACAACAACCCACAACCCCCCCTTCTTCCCCTCAATCCTCTGTGTTTACGATATTAGACCGTGTTTGCTCACGTCAATGTTAATGCAATCACAGAGCTCTTACCTTCCTCTGTGTCCTTCTGGCGGATGATCCAACACAGCCATGGAAGGGAAAACAAGAGTGGACATCACTTTTTATTCAGTAAAAAACAGGCCCCCAAACAATTAATGTGCCCGTCGAATGAGCAGAAAGAGAGGGTGGAACAAACAATGGCAAAGACAAACTCACGGGTGAAGAAGCCATTACGGTGCATCAGGAACCCCCCGCATCCGCAGACTAGCaccaccaggcagattacaaccACTGTCACCACCACAGCCGTGACGTTGACATCCTCTGAAAGGAAAACACATAAACCTTCAGTTTTGCAAACAGTGTGGAACCAAGTTGGGGATTGGTTGAGTTAGTAAGTTAGGACGGGGTAACAGGAAAAATTACAAACATGCATCTTatgttacaaccccaattccaatgaagttgggacgttgtgtctAGTAcctgtactcttttactacgaagccatgctgttgtaacacgtgcagaatgtgatttggcattgtcttgctgaaataagcaggggtgtccatgtaaaagacgttgcttggatggcagcatttgtttctccaaaacctgtatgtacctttcagcatgaatggtgccttcagagatgtgtaagttacctatgccattggcactaacacataccatcacagatactggcttttgaactttgcgtccataacagtccggaaggttcttttcctctttggctgcaacacgttgcaaaaaagccgcaacaggtttaaaaaaaagactgagaaagttgaggaatgctcatcaaacacctgtttggaacatcccacaggtgaacagactaattgagaacaggtgggtactatgattgggtataaaaggtgcttccctgaatttctcagtcatgcacaagcaaagatgggacgaggttcacctctttgtgaacaagtgcgtgcgaaaattgtcgaacagtttaatagacaatgttcctcaacatacaattgcaaggaatttaaggatttcatcatctgtggtccataatatcatcaaaaggttctgagaatctggagaaatcactgcgtgtaagcggcaaggccgaaagaCAACattattgaatgcccgtgaccttcgatccctcaggcggcactgcatcaaaaaccgacatcaatgtgtaaaggatatcaccagatgggctcaggaacacttcagaaaaccaatgtcagtaaaatcagtttggcgctacatccgtaagcgcaacttgaaactctattatgcaaagcaaaagccatttatcaacaacacccagaaacgccgccgggttctctgggcccgagcacaTTAAAGATGGATtgaagcaaagtggaaaagtgttctgtggtccggcgagtccacatttcaaattgttgttggaatttgtggacgtcgtgtcctccgggccaaagaggaaaagaaccatccggactgttatggacgcaaagttcaaaagccagcatctgtgatggtatggggctgtgttagtgtcaatggcatgggtaacttacacatctgtgaaggcaccattaatgctgaaaggtacatacaggccatccaagcaacgtctttttcatgaacgcccctgcttatttcaacaagtcaatgccaaaccacattctgcccgtgttacaacagcgtggcttcgtagtaaaagagtgcgggtactagactggcctgcctgcagtccagacctgtctcccattgaaaatgtgtggcgcattatgaagcgtaaaatacaacaatggagaccccagactgttgaacagctgaagctgtacatcaagcaagaatgggaaagaattccacctacaaagcttcaacaattagtgtcctcagttcccaaacgtttattgaatgttgttaaaagaaaaggtgatgtaacacagtggtaaacatgaccgtgtcccagcttttttggaaggtgttggagccataaaattctaagttaatgattatttgctaaaaacaatcacgtttatcagtttgaacattaaataacttgtctttgtagtgtattcaattaaaaataggttgaacatgatttgcaaatcattgtattctgtttttatttatgtttaacacaacgtcccaacttcattggaattgggcttgtagaTAATAAAATTGGACCTTATTCAATTCCCACTGCAGTCTTTCATGCTACCAGCTAGTTGGTAAAGGTGAGCACTCTTTAATATTTTAGAAGCATGGTGAAAAATGTTAGCGGGCTTTTCCTCTCCACTGCTCCTCTGAGTTTTTCCAATGCTGAAAGGTGTGGGTGCAAACACACAACCagacatagacacacacacacaaacacacctatCGTCATGTGCCTGCCCTCACACATCGTGGGCTTTCCCACCCCGTTGGAAGCCCGGCAGCTGTAACGGCCACTGTCCTCTTTAGCCACAGCTTTGAACTCCTGTGAACCAGACATAGAGGAGACTGAAGACTGATGAATGAACATCTGAGGTGACCTATTGTAATACTGGTCCTGCTATCAAACAACATTGGCTGTCTACTGTGGTGTTCAATGACAGTGTTATATTTTCAAGCACACAATCATGTCGTCTCACTCACCAGTAATCCAGTTTGTGTGTTGATAAGATAGGTGGCGTTGGCGTTGGCGTGGCGTGGGGGGATCATCAGCTGGTCGTCCTTGTACCAGGCGTATGTAGCGGGGGGGATGCTTTGCTGGTCCCTACAGCGCAGCTGCACAGCAGAGCCCGTCACTGCCGCACTCGGGATTTCGCAGGCCGGTGTATTGGGGGGAACTGGGGCAGTACACGAGTACAGTGTACAAGCTATCCTGATGAATATTTCAATGATAGGTTTTCAATAGGTCTTACCTAAGACTCTGAGTGTGACGTTGGTCTCGCCCAAATTGACAGAATCAAAAGGAGCGCTGATCTCGCAGCGGTACTCGCCGGCATCCTCCTGGGTCACCTTGCGCAATGTCACTGTGGCCCCATCGATGCTTGCCCGCCCCTCAAATGGACCTGACGCAAGGGAGTGGTGAAAAGGTAGGACCGCTGAACACAAATCACACACtttcataattacagtataggttgggcaaacgtttgtgctcaatggccacatttatttatttttaaactaatatttttatcttatttacaagaaatcaaTTAACAATGTTAATCAATactttttaattaaccaattttaggaaaaGCTGGCTAAATTAACACAACAAATATCACAGGAGTCTTGCTAATGTGAATGCTCGGTGGACCGGATGAAAGTCCAGAGCCCACGGGCCGTACTTTGTTGACCCCTGATATGGGAAGGGGAAGAATGTAGGACCGGCAACTTTCACTGCCGTGAACCTTAATTTTAGTGTATTAGCAGGTGGCCTGAAGTTGTAGCTAAAGATTTACTTGACAATGTAAAAAGCACAACACTCTCTCTGAATAACTGCATTAGATTATGGCCAGGTGAGGACTATGATCCATTGTTTTTGTCACCCATTAAATCCCCATCCCTAAACCTTCATGAAGATGGATAGCGGTCGGACATGTTATGCCACGGCACCGGTGACAACTCGGACAGGGCTTGACACATCACTGAATTACAGTACGAGAGTCGTGAGCGCCTCCCAGCAGGCACAGCGAGCTGATTAAACCAAATTGTGCTGTGTGTCACCACCTAGCGATAAAGAGCAACACGGTGCCTTCTCACCTCGGAAGTGTCCATCAAAGTAAACAAAAGAAACATCTTTGCCCTTCTTCTTCCACTCGATGCGTGGATTCTGGTCCCTCTCAGTGCGGAAAATGCAGGACAGCACTGCATCTAAAATAGGCAAGTGATGAGATATTTATGGCACCagtcacagtttaa from the Phycodurus eques isolate BA_2022a chromosome 1, UOR_Pequ_1.1, whole genome shotgun sequence genome contains:
- the jam2a gene encoding junctional adhesion molecule 2A isoform X5 — protein: MERTSLCVPIVILLMQCFPSLPVTVSTNKQKVEVREFSDAVLSCIFRTERDQNPRIEWKKKGKDVSFVYFDGHFRAVLPFHHSLASGPFEGRASIDGATVTLRKVTQEDAGEYRCEISAPFDSVNLGETNVTLRVLVPPNTPACEIPSAAVTGSAVQLRCRDQQSIPPATYAWYKDDQLMIPPRHANANATYLINTQTGLLEFKAVAKEDSGRYSCRASNGVGKPTMCEGRHMTIEDVNVTAVVVTVVVICLVVLVCGCGGFLMHRNGFFTQGHRGRSNVNYIPPPQEIYNFWQLGRKKSLLTPHTKAVILKVWCECECGWLFVCLCPAIGWQPVQSVPPPPARRYLG
- the jam2a gene encoding junctional adhesion molecule 2A isoform X3, whose product is MERTSLCVPIVILLMQCFPSLPVTVSTNKQKVEVREFSDAVLSCIFRTERDQNPRIEWKKKGKDVSFVYFDGHFRGPFEGRASIDGATVTLRKVTQEDAGEYRCEISAPFDSVNLGETNVTLRVLVPPNTPACEIPSAAVTGSAVQLRCRDQQSIPPATYAWYKDDQLMIPPRHANANATYLINTQTGLLEFKAVAKEDSGRYSCRASNGVGKPTMCEGRHMTIEDVNVTAVVVTVVVICLVVLVCGCGGFLMHRNGFFTQGHRGRSFWISECHGAAHISSQNLNRTEDTSNVNYIPPPQEIYNFWQLGRKKSLLTPHTKAVILKVWCECECGWLFVCLCPAIGWQPVQSVPPPPARRYLG
- the jam2a gene encoding junctional adhesion molecule 2A isoform X8, which codes for MERTSLCVPIVILLMQCFPSLPVTVSTNKQKVEVREFSDAVLSCIFRTERDQNPRIEWKKKGKDVSFVYFDGHFRAVLPFHHSLASGPFEGRASIDGATVTLRKVTQEDAGEYRCEISAPFDSVNLGETNVTLRVLVPPNTPACEIPSAAVTGSAVQLRCRDQQSIPPATYAWYKDDQLMIPPRHANANATYLINTQTGLLEFKAVAKEDSGRYSCRASNGVGKPTMCEGRHMTIEDVNVTAVVVTVVVICLVVLVCGCGGFLMHRNGFFTQGHRGRSFWISECHGAAHISSQNLNRTEDTSNVNYIPPPQEIYNFWQLGRKKSLLTPHTKAVILKV
- the jam2a gene encoding junctional adhesion molecule 2A isoform X7; translated protein: MERTSLCVPIVILLMQCFPSLPVTVSTNKQKVEVREFSDAVLSCIFRTERDQNPRIEWKKKGKDVSFVYFDGHFRAVLPFHHSLASGPFEGRASIDGATVTLRKVTQEDAGEYRCEISAPFDSVNLGETNVTLRVLVPPNTPACEIPSAAVTGSAVQLRCRDQQSIPPATYAWYKDDQLMIPPRHANANATYLINTQTGLLEFKAVAKEDSGRYSCRASNGVGKPTMCEGRHMTIEDVNVTAVVVTVVVICLVVLVCGCGGFLMHRNGFFTQGHRGRSFWISECHGAAHISSQNLNRTEDTSNVNYIPPPQEIYNFWQLGRKKSLLTPHTKAVILKVWYVGSL
- the jam2a gene encoding junctional adhesion molecule 2A isoform X9, with translation MERTSLCVPIVILLMQCFPSLPVTVSTNKQKVEVREFSDAVLSCIFRTERDQNPRIEWKKKGKDVSFVYFDGHFRAVLPFHHSLASGPFEGRASIDGATVTLRKVTQEDAGEYRCEISAPFDSVNLGETNVTLRVLVPPNTPACEIPSAAVTGSAVQLRCRDQQSIPPATYAWYKDDQLMIPPRHANANATYLINTQTGLLEFKAVAKEDSGRYSCRASNGVGKPTMCEGRHMTIEDVNVTAVVVTVVVICLVVLVCGCGGFLMHRNGFFTQGHRGRSFWISECHGAAHISSQNLNRTEDTSNVNYIPPPQEPQDFKHTQSFML
- the jam2a gene encoding junctional adhesion molecule 2A isoform X11, coding for MERTSLCVPIVILLMQCFPSLPVTVSTNKQKVEVREFSDAVLSCIFRTERDQNPRIEWKKKGKDVSFVYFDGHFRAVLPFHHSLASGPFEGRASIDGATVTLRKVTQEDAGEYRCEISAPFDSVNLGETNVTLRVLVPPNTPACEIPSAAVTGSAVQLRCRDQQSIPPATYAWYKDDQLMIPPRHANANATYLINTQTGLLEFKAVAKEDSGRYSCRASNGVGKPTMCEGRHMTIEDVNVTAVVVTVVVICLVVLVCGCGGFLMHRNGFFTRHRGRSNVNYIPPPQEPQDFKHTQSFML
- the jam2a gene encoding junctional adhesion molecule 2A isoform X12, producing the protein MERTSLCVPIVILLMQCFPSLPVTVSTNKQKVEVREFSDAVLSCIFRTERDQNPRIEWKKKGKDVSFVYFDGHFRGPFEGRASIDGATVTLRKVTQEDAGEYRCEISAPFDSVNLGETNVTLRVLVPPNTPACEIPSAAVTGSAVQLRCRDQQSIPPATYAWYKDDQLMIPPRHANANATYLINTQTGLLEFKAVAKEDSGRYSCRASNGVGKPTMCEGRHMTIEDVNVTAVVVTVVVICLVVLVCGCGGFLMHRNGFFTRHRGRSNVNYIPPPQEPQDFKHTQSFML
- the jam2a gene encoding junctional adhesion molecule 2A isoform X2 yields the protein MERTSLCVPIVILLMQCFPSLPVTVSTNKQKVEVREFSDAVLSCIFRTERDQNPRIEWKKKGKDVSFVYFDGHFRAVLPFHHSLASGPFEGRASIDGATVTLRKVTQEDAGEYRCEISAPFDSVNLGETNVTLRVLVPPNTPACEIPSAAVTGSAVQLRCRDQQSIPPATYAWYKDDQLMIPPRHANANATYLINTQTGLLEFKAVAKEDSGRYSCRASNGVGKPTMCEGRHMTIEDVNVTAVVVTVVVICLVVLVCGCGGFLMHRNGFFTRHRGRSFWISECHGAAHISSQNLNRTEDTSNVNYIPPPQEIYNFWQLGRKKSLLTPHTKAVILKVWCECECGWLFVCLCPAIGWQPVQSVPPPPARRYLG
- the jam2a gene encoding junctional adhesion molecule 2A isoform X1, encoding MERTSLCVPIVILLMQCFPSLPVTVSTNKQKVEVREFSDAVLSCIFRTERDQNPRIEWKKKGKDVSFVYFDGHFRAVLPFHHSLASGPFEGRASIDGATVTLRKVTQEDAGEYRCEISAPFDSVNLGETNVTLRVLVPPNTPACEIPSAAVTGSAVQLRCRDQQSIPPATYAWYKDDQLMIPPRHANANATYLINTQTGLLEFKAVAKEDSGRYSCRASNGVGKPTMCEGRHMTIEDVNVTAVVVTVVVICLVVLVCGCGGFLMHRNGFFTQGHRGRSFWISECHGAAHISSQNLNRTEDTSNVNYIPPPQEIYNFWQLGRKKSLLTPHTKAVILKVWCECECGWLFVCLCPAIGWQPVQSVPPPPARRYLG
- the jam2a gene encoding junctional adhesion molecule 2A isoform X6, whose product is MERTSLCVPIVILLMQCFPSLPVTVSTNKQKVEVREFSDAVLSCIFRTERDQNPRIEWKKKGKDVSFVYFDGHFRAVLPFHHSLASGPFEGRASIDGATVTLRKVTQEDAGEYRCEISAPFDSVNLGETNVTLRVLVPPNTPACEIPSAAVTGSAVQLRCRDQQSIPPATYAWYKDDQLMIPPRHANANATYLINTQTGLLEFKAVAKEDSGRYSCRASNGVGKPTMCEGRHMTIEDVNVTAVVVTVVVICLVVLVCGCGGFLMHRNGFFTRHRGRSNVNYIPPPQEIYNFWQLGRKKSLLTPHTKAVILKVWCECECGWLFVCLCPAIGWQPVQSVPPPPARRYLG
- the jam2a gene encoding junctional adhesion molecule 2A isoform X10 gives rise to the protein MERTSLCVPIVILLMQCFPSLPVTVSTNKQKVEVREFSDAVLSCIFRTERDQNPRIEWKKKGKDVSFVYFDGHFRGPFEGRASIDGATVTLRKVTQEDAGEYRCEISAPFDSVNLGETNVTLRVLVPPNTPACEIPSAAVTGSAVQLRCRDQQSIPPATYAWYKDDQLMIPPRHANANATYLINTQTGLLEFKAVAKEDSGRYSCRASNGVGKPTMCEGRHMTIEDVNVTAVVVTVVVICLVVLVCGCGGFLMHRNGFFTQGHRGRSFWISECHGAAHISSQNLNRTEDTSNVNYIPPPQEPQDFKHTQSFML
- the jam2a gene encoding junctional adhesion molecule 2A isoform X4: MERTSLCVPIVILLMQCFPSLPVTVSTNKQKVEVREFSDAVLSCIFRTERDQNPRIEWKKKGKDVSFVYFDGHFRGPFEGRASIDGATVTLRKVTQEDAGEYRCEISAPFDSVNLGETNVTLRVLVPPNTPACEIPSAAVTGSAVQLRCRDQQSIPPATYAWYKDDQLMIPPRHANANATYLINTQTGLLEFKAVAKEDSGRYSCRASNGVGKPTMCEGRHMTIEDVNVTAVVVTVVVICLVVLVCGCGGFLMHRNGFFTRHRGRSFWISECHGAAHISSQNLNRTEDTSNVNYIPPPQEIYNFWQLGRKKSLLTPHTKAVILKVWCECECGWLFVCLCPAIGWQPVQSVPPPPARRYLG